Proteins encoded by one window of Chanos chanos chromosome 7, fChaCha1.1, whole genome shotgun sequence:
- the slitrk6 gene encoding SLIT and NTRK-like protein 6: protein MLACIIFLSSFFAGASLQETELSKVLSSGACESLCSCEEKDGVLHINCEERNISKISQVKVPPDIPFHLNLYKNDLVELLAEDMEAFTNAVTLHLGGNSIQDLEPGVFSALGSLKKLHINSNFLVMLKEDTFHGLVNLEYLQADTNFIRVVEPGAFNKLIRLKVLILNDNSIEFLPSNIFRFVPLTHLDLRGNKLQTLPYVGFLEHIGRIMELLLEDNDWVCDCEILHLKIWMENMRAQSSISEVVCSSPHQLKGSILAKVKRDILCPSPDFNLEEPSKPFDMVVTPSSKVAQIPEAKDDAKIPTPAHVPGTSCVSQCSCHNHPSAGFLIHCEDRGIQRISDLGILEQSPTKLVLTGNMIQRLLKYDFVTYDSLELLNLANNQISYIDNETFLSLSNLKKLYLNGNRIEQVSSSMFVGLHNLEYLYLEYNMIKDIVPGTFNPLPNLRLLFLNNNQLSTLPAQIFRNVPLIKLNLRKNLFSHLPVSNVLDQLDSLQQIYLEDNPWDCSCDLVSLKQWVEKLQKDTVVGTILCHTPKKVNKEDLRNLKHERLCPGLVTYQSLPTGGDGAPTTVVPESGEGGFFSSLTDAVPLSVLILSLLILLLTIIFCSAGVVVFILHRRRRRAKKKQVEEQPRESSPIHLHYSMYGQKTTHHVAERHSAGMYDEPTHSPLIQVCRNPSYCAQHKEYEVNEYDADKPKHARPSILDKENDSPLTGPNIKYRTVTDYPAEFMTLGDPNSLYKNILDRERELQQLSITEYLRKNISQLQPAVDMQVPGHHKEELKLMETLMYTRPRKIMVEQTKNEYFELKANLHTEPDYLEVLEHQTAFN from the coding sequence ATGCTGGCTTGCATCATTTTCCTGAGCTCCTTTTTCGCTGGTGCCAGTCTTCAAGAGACTGAACTCTCAAAGGTGTTATCCAGCGGAGCTTGTGAGTCGTTGTGTTCCTGTGAGGAGAAGGATGGAGTCCTACATATAAACTGTGAGGAGAGGAACATCAGCAAAATATCCCAGGTCAAAGTACCTCCAGACATACCTTTCCACCTCAATCTGTACAAAAATGATTTGGTGGAATTGCTTGCTGAGGATATGGAAGCCTTCACAAATGCTGTCACCTTACATTTGGGTGGGAACAGCATACAGGATCTTGAACCTGGGGTGTTTAGTGCCCTCGGATCTCTGAAGAAGCTTCACATCAACAGTAATTTCCTAGTGATGTTGAAGGAGGACACGTTTCATGGCTTGGTGAATTTGGAGTATCTTCAAGCCGACACAAACTTCATCCGAGTGGTGGAGCCTGGAGCCTTCAACAAGCTCATCCGTCTTAAAGTCCTGATCCTCAACGACAACTCTATCGAGTTCCTTCCTAGTAACATTTTCCGCTTCGTGCCTCTAACCCACTTGGACCTGCGTGGGAACAAGCTTCAGACACTGCCCTATGTGGGGTTCTTGGAACATATTGGTCGCATCATGGAGCTCCTCTTGGAGGACAATGACTGGGTGTGCGATTGCGAGATTCTCCACCTGAAAATCTGGATGGAGAACATGCGAGCCCAGTCATCCATCAGCGAGGTGGTCTGTAGCAGCCCCCACCAACTCAAGGGCAGCATATTGGCCAAAGTAAAACGGGACATTCTGTGCCCGTCCCCTGACTTCAACCTGGAGGAGCCCTCAAAGCCTTTTGATATGGTTGTCACTCCATCTTCTAAGGTGGCCCAAATACCGGAGGCCAAAGATGATGCAAAGATCCCGACACCAGCTCATGTTCCTGGCACATCATGTGTTTCACAGTGTTCCTGTCATAACCATCCGAGTGCTGGTTTTTTAATCCACTGTGAAGATAGAGGGATCCAAAGAATCTCTGACCTAGGAATTCTAGAACAGAGTCCCACTAAGCTTGTGCTAACAGGAAATATGATACAAAGGCTCTTGAAGTATGACTTTGTAACATACGACAGTTTAGAGTTGCTCAATTTGGCCAACAACCAAATCAGTTACATAGATAATGAAACATTCCTTAGTTtgagcaatttaaaaaaattgtatcTGAATGGCAACAGGATAGAGCAAGTCTCTTCATCCATGTTTGTAGGCCTCCACAATCTTGAATATTTGTATTTGGAATACAACATGATTAAAGACATTGTCCCTGGCACATTTAATCCTCTGCCAAACCTgaggcttttgtttttaaacaacaaccAGCTTAGCACTCTCCCTGCTCAGATATTTCGGAATGTTCCACTGATTAAATTGAACTTGAGGAAAAACCTCTTTTCACACCTTCCAGTCAGCAATGTCCTGGACCAGCTTGACTCTCTTCAGCAGATATATTTGGAGGACAACCCTTGGGACTGCAGCTGTGATTTGGTCAGTCTTAAACAGTGGGTGGAGAAACTTCAGAAGGACACTGTGGTGGGCACCATCTTGTGTCACACACCCAAGAAGGTGAACAAGGAAGATCTACGGAACCTCAAACATGAGAGGCTGTGTCCTGGCCTTGTCACCTATCAGTCATTGCCCACAGGTGGGGATGGGGCCCCCACTACAGTCGTTCCAGAAAGTGGAGAAGGTGGCTTCTTCAGTTCTCTCACGGATGCCGTGCCACTCTCTGTGTTAATCCTCAGCTTGCTTATCCTCTTGCTGACCATCATCTTCTGCTCAGCAGGAGTTGTGGTGTTTATCCTGCATAGGCGACGGAGGCGAGCGAAGAAGAAGCAGGTGGAGGAGCAGCCCAGAGAGAGTAGCCCCATCCACCTCCACTATAGTATGTATGGACAGAAGACCACCCATCACGTGGCAGAGAGGCATAGTGCTGGCATGTATGACGAGCCCACCCACAGCCCCCTCATCCAGGTCTGTCGAAACCCAAGCTACTGTGCCCAGCACAAAGAATATGAGGTGAATGAGTATGATGCCGACAAACCAAAACACGCCCGTCCCAGCATATTGGACAAGGAAAACGATTCACCTCTTACAGGGCCCAACATAAAGTACAGGACTGTCACAGACTACCCAGCAGAGTTCATGACCCTGGGGGATCCGAATTCACTCTACAAAAACATCCTTGATCGGGAAAGAGAACTTCAACAGCTCAGCATCACTGAGTACCTCAGGAAGAACATTTCTCAGCTGCAGCCAGCAGTGGATATGCAAGTCCCCGGCCACCACAAGGAAGAACTGAAATTGATGGAAACACTGATGTACACCAGGCCAAGGAAGATCATGGTGGAGCAAACTAAAAATGAGTACTTTGAGCTCAAAGCCAACCTACACACAGAGCCTGACTACTTAGAGGTACTAGAGCATCAGACAGCTTTTAACTGA